In the Pontibacillus sp. HMF3514 genome, CGGTCTGGGCTGTTTCCCTTTCGACTATGGACCTTATCACTCATAGTCTGACTCCCAAAGATAAGTCGATGGCATTCGGAGTTTGACTGAATTCGGTAACCCGATGAGGGCCCCTAGTCCAATCAGTGCTCTACCTCCATGACTCTCACTTTGAGGCTAGCCCTAAAGCTATTTCGGAGAGAACCAGCTATCTCCGTGTTCGATTGGCATTTCACCGCTACCCACACCTCATCCCCGCACTTTTCAACGTGCGTGGGTTCGGGCCTCCAGCCAGTGTTACCTGGCCTTCACCCTGGACATGGGTAGATCACACGGTTTCGGGTCTACGACCACATACTCAAATCGCCCTATTCAGACTCGCTTTCGCTGCGGCTCCGTTTCTTCAACTTAACCTTGCATGGGATCGTAACTCGCCGGTCCATTCTACAAAAGGTACGCCGTCACCCATTAACGGGCTCCGACTACTTGTAGGCACACGGTTTCAGGTTCTATTTCACTCCCCTCCCGGGGTGCTTTTCACCTTTCCCTCACGGTACTGGTTCACTATCGGTCACTAGGGAGTATTTAGCCTTGGGAGATGGTCCTCCCGGATTCCGACGGAATTACACGTGTTCCGCCGTACTCAGGATCCACTCCGGAGGGAACAAGATTTTGATTACAGGGCCGTTACCTTCTTTGGCTGATCATTCCAGATCGATTCATCTATCTTGTTCCTTGGTAACTCCAAAGGAGTGTCCTACAACCCCAGAGAGCAAGCTCTCTGGTTTGGGCTAATTCCGTTTCGCTCGCCGCTACTCAGGAAATCGCGTTTGCTTTCTCTTCCTCCGGGTACTGAGATGTTTCAGTTCCCCGGGTCTGCCTTTCTTAACCTATGAATTCAGTTAAGAATACCACCCCATTACGGGCGGTGGGTTTCCCCATTCGGAAATCTCCGGATCATAGCCTGCTTACGGCTAACCGAAGCATATCGGTGTTTGTCCCGTCCTTCATCAGCTCCTAGTGCCAAGGCATCCACCGTGCGCCCTTATTCACTTAACTATCTCAAGTTAGTTGCCAGATGAGCGAATATCATCTGGTGTGAATGAAAAAATTGACGTTGGTTTGATGTCTGATTCTTATCTAGTTTTCAAGGTACATGACTTTGAGGAATTTGATTCCTCAAAACCGAACGAAACGAAGCATGTTACGTGAACGCAGTAACACTGCGTTTTCCGTAGTTATCCTTAGAAAGGAGGTGATCCAGCCGCACCTTCCGATACGGCTACCTTGTTACGACTTCACCCCAATCATTGGCCCCACCTTCGGCGGCTGGCTCCAAAAAGGTTACCTCACCGACTTCGGGTGTTGCCAACTCTCGTGGTGTGACGGGCGGTGTGTACAAGGCCCGGGAACGTATTCACCGCAGTATGCTGACCTGCGATTACTAGCGATTCCGGCTTCATACAGGCGAGTTGCAGCCTGCAATCCGAACTGAGAATGGTTTTTTGAGATTTGCTTGACCTCGCGGTCTCGCTGCCCTCTGTACCATCCATTGTAGCACGTGTGTAGCCCAGGTCATAAGGGGCATGATGATTTGACGTCATCCCCGCCTTCCTCCGGTTTGTCACCGGCAGTCACCTTAGAGTGCCCAACTGAATGCTGGCAACTAAGATTAGGGGTTGCGCTCGTTGCGGGACTTAACCCAACATCTCACGACACGAGCTGACGACAACCATGCACCACCTGTCATTCCGTCCCCGAAGGGAACTCCCTATCTCTAGGGATAGCGGAAGATGTCAAGACCTGGTAAGGTTCTTCGCGTTGCTTCGAATTAAACCACATGCTCCACCGCTTGTGCGGGCCCCCGTCAATTCTTTTGAGTTTCAGCCTTGCGGCCGTACTCCCCAGGCGGAGTGCTTAATGCGTTAACTTCAGCACTAAGGGGCGGAAACCCCCTAACACCTAGCACTCAACGTTTACGGCGTGGACTACCAGGGTATCTAATCCTGTTTGCTACCCACGCTTTCGCGCCTCAGCGTCAGTTACAGACCAGAGAGCCGCCTTCGCCACTGGTGTTCCTCCACATATCTACGCATTTCACCGCTACACGTGGAATTCCGCTCTCCTCTTCTGTACTCAAGTTCCCCAGTTTCCAATGGCCCTCCACAGTTGAGCTGTGGGCTTTCACATCAGACTTAAGGAACCGCCTGCGCGCGCTTTACGCCCAATAATTCCGGACAACGCTTGCCACCTACGTATTACCGCGGCTGCTGGCACGTAGTTAGCCGTGGCTTTCTGGTTAGGTACCGTCAAGGTACCAGCATTTCCTCTGGTACTTGTTCTTCCCTAACAACAGAACTTTACGATCCGAAGACCTTCATCGTTCACGCGGCGTTGCTCCGTCAGACTTTCGTCCATTGCGGAAGATTCCCTACTGCTGCCTCCCGTAGGAGTCTGGGCCGTGTCTCAGTCCCAGTGTGGCCGATCACCCTCTCAGGTCGGCTACGCATCGTTGCCTTGGTAAGCCGTTACCTTACCAACTAGCTAATGCGCCGCGGGTCCATCTGAAAGTGACGGCAAAAGCCGCCTTTTACGTTGGAACCATGCGGTTCCAACGATTATTCGGTATTAGCCCCGGTTTCCCGGGGTTATCCCGATCTCTCAGGTAGGTTACCCACGTGTTACTCACCCGTCCGCCGCTCGATCCACAACAATCACCCCGAAGGGATCATGTTGTTTCACGCGCTCGACTTGCATGTATTAGGCACGCCGCCAGCGTTCGTCCTGAGCCAAGATCAAACTCTCCATAAGAGTTCGCCTTTGCATCAAAATGATGTCTGGCTTTTTAAAATAAAAAGTAATTCATTGACGTAACATGTCGTTTCGTTCAGTTTTCAAGGATCAAATGTCATTAATCGACGGTAAATAAATTCTATCATGTCTATTAACAAAAAGTCAATAAAAACTTTAGAATATCTTAATATTTTTGTCGAAATATGTCGTCTCTGCGACAGCAAATTCTATATTACACCCTTCACCTCTTATGGTCAATGGGTTTTGAATATTTTCTTTTAAAATATTAATCTTCTATTACTATATTATATTCATCAATAGATATAGTCCTTACAAAAGCAAAAGCTACCCTATCATTTAATAAGGTAGCTTAAATATTAACATGCTCTTGTATAATAGATTGATTTGAATTTCTTCTTACGCATAATTTTTGCAGCAATCCGCGCCCCGCGTACATCATCGCTGACTAAAACAATTTCTTTTGAGCAGTCAAAGCGTTCTTTAAGTGCTCGTGGTAAATAAGATAATGGAATGTTTTCTGCAGAAGGAAATGGACTTCGGTGAGCAGAAACATAGTCACGTACATCTATAACACAATAGCGATCATCATTGATTGATTGTTGGTCAATCTTCTTTAAATAGTTGAACGGCAAGACGTATTGATTTAAGACAAATACGATAAGTCCAATAGATGCTAAGATAACTAATAGTTCCACGCCTATACCTCCTTTATTTGTTTAAAAGACAATTTCTCCATCCCAATCAAGCATTCCACCGGCCATATTGATCGTCTTATACCCATGTTGGTTCATGAATAATGCTGCATTCATGCTTCTACCACCTGAGCGACAAACCATTATATATTCTTGATCTTTATCAAGGTCATTTATAGCCTCAGGAATCTGCTGAAGTGGAATGTGTTTTGCCGTAGGAATCATTCCATTCGCAACTTCTTCGTCTTCTCTAACATCTATAATATTCAGTGATTCATTATTCTCTAATTTTTCTTGTAAATCTTTTGTTGTTATTTCTTTTACTTCGTCCATTAATAAGCCTCCTCGTTTCGTGCACTGTCTCATTTTTAAATATTTTTCTCTTGTAGTCAAGAGGTACGCTTAAGGGTATGCATCCCTATCAGATTACTATGCATTAAATTTCATTATAAAAACTCCTGCCTACACTCTTTAAAGGAAAGGCAGGAGTTTTATACTTTTTTAGTTAGCTACAATATTTACAAGCTTACCTGGAACAGCAATCACTTTTCGAACCGTTTTACCTTCAATCCATTCTTGGATCGTTTCATTCTCTAGTGCTTGTTTTTCAAGATCTTCTTTCGTTGCATCTTTAGCAACTTTCATTTTCGCTCTTACTTTACCCATTACCTGAAGAACGACTTCCACTTCATCATCTTCTAGTTTGGATTCATCGAAAGTTGGCCAAGCTTCATAACTGATGGAACCTTCATAGCCTAGCTTCGTACCTAGTTC is a window encoding:
- a CDS encoding rhodanese-like domain-containing protein, with the protein product MELLVILASIGLIVFVLNQYVLPFNYLKKIDQQSINDDRYCVIDVRDYVSAHRSPFPSAENIPLSYLPRALKERFDCSKEIVLVSDDVRGARIAAKIMRKKKFKSIYYTRAC
- a CDS encoding rhodanese-like domain-containing protein: MDEVKEITTKDLQEKLENNESLNIIDVREDEEVANGMIPTAKHIPLQQIPEAINDLDKDQEYIMVCRSGGRSMNAALFMNQHGYKTINMAGGMLDWDGEIVF